One Kribbella sp. NBC_00662 genomic region harbors:
- a CDS encoding Wzz/FepE/Etk N-terminal domain-containing protein, whose product MSTQQLDVKKSWRAIRRHRWIVAAVAAVGLLGGVAAGFLVPPLHTATSLVVLPPPPTTDAQKAVGTQSTDTQVFIAESEPVLKSAGQNLNPPLSTEVVRSRVKVTAVTEDVIKIDAKGTTASQSMALANAVAGVYLVFVTTDQNLPGDLGKKTGARVLEQATTARGGNVPIHLGIYGLLGALIGAIVGSIGVLAKERGDRRLRLRDEIADAVGLPVLASVSSYQANDVSDWTYLLEHYSPTAIEAWGLRKTLHHLGLDVKGQGPVSLAVISFAGDDKALPLGPQLAALATSIGISTSIVVDSHHEPSGDTTLSIHLVVVDRDDPVVVGSEATTNTIVALSAGIVTAEELARLAVAAAADDRSIDGIVVTDPDPTDRTIGRVSQSMRRSSSRLPSLLTGTARRTK is encoded by the coding sequence GTGAGCACACAGCAGCTCGACGTCAAGAAGTCGTGGCGGGCAATCCGCAGGCATCGCTGGATCGTGGCAGCCGTGGCGGCGGTTGGTCTGCTCGGCGGCGTTGCCGCGGGGTTCCTGGTGCCGCCCCTGCACACCGCCACCTCGCTCGTCGTGCTGCCACCACCGCCAACGACCGACGCGCAGAAGGCTGTCGGCACGCAGAGCACCGACACGCAGGTATTCATCGCGGAGAGCGAACCGGTACTGAAGAGCGCCGGACAGAACCTGAACCCGCCGCTGTCGACCGAGGTCGTCCGCAGCCGGGTCAAGGTCACCGCCGTCACCGAGGACGTCATCAAGATCGACGCCAAGGGAACGACAGCCAGTCAGTCGATGGCACTGGCGAACGCTGTCGCCGGGGTTTACCTGGTCTTCGTCACCACGGACCAGAACCTGCCCGGCGATCTGGGGAAGAAAACGGGGGCACGGGTGTTGGAGCAGGCGACAACCGCACGTGGTGGAAATGTGCCGATTCATCTCGGCATCTACGGTCTGCTCGGCGCGCTGATCGGCGCGATCGTCGGATCGATCGGCGTACTGGCCAAGGAGCGCGGCGACCGGCGGCTGCGGCTGCGGGACGAGATCGCCGACGCGGTCGGGCTGCCGGTGCTGGCCTCGGTCTCGTCGTACCAGGCCAACGACGTGTCCGACTGGACCTATCTGCTCGAGCACTATTCGCCTACGGCGATCGAGGCGTGGGGTCTGCGAAAGACGCTGCACCACCTCGGGCTCGACGTGAAAGGACAGGGCCCGGTCTCACTGGCTGTCATTTCTTTCGCCGGCGACGACAAGGCGCTGCCCCTCGGTCCGCAGCTCGCGGCTTTGGCCACGTCGATCGGCATCTCCACCTCGATCGTGGTCGACTCGCATCACGAACCGTCCGGTGACACCACGCTGAGCATCCACTTGGTGGTCGTCGACCGCGACGATCCGGTCGTGGTCGGCTCCGAGGCGACCACCAACACGATCGTGGCTCTGTCGGCCGGCATCGTGACGGCCGAGGAACTCGCGCGGCTGGCGGTCGCGGCCGCGGCCGACGACCGTTCCATCGACGGCATCGTCGTCACCGATCCCGACCCGACGGACCGCACCATCGGGCGCGTCTCCCAGTCGATGCGGCGGTCGAGCTCGCGGCTACCCAGCCTTCTCACCGGCACGGCGAGGAGGACCAAATGA
- a CDS encoding glycosyltransferase: MKILLVHNRYRSTAPSGENRVVDQESAALTALGHDVRHFERHSDDIENWPAWQKATLPGRVVWNPASRRDLAAALAEDRPDVVHVHNTFPLLSPSVLYACHSAGVPVVITLHNYKLLCASGDFFRDGEVCHDCAGGNPTAAVVHRCYRGSALATSTTVLNARGHRRSWRRLVSAYIFISESQRRLLGAMDFDPERSFVKPNAVPYDGPVGGPRQRQVTYVGRLDAAKGAPLLMKGWDAYRAVAGDDALRLVIAGGGPMLDEVTAWAATRPSVELRGLMNKKQVFELIGQSRGVVLPSEWEETFGLVVVEAMAVGVPPLASGHGSFPELITDGVDGALFEPGRPDALAKLLLDVDASPAKYDELGRQARTTYETKHRPEQSIEQLLEIYRYAIEHPVTAHR, from the coding sequence ATGAAGATCCTGCTGGTACACAACCGCTACCGATCCACCGCACCGAGCGGCGAGAACCGCGTCGTCGATCAGGAGAGCGCGGCGCTGACCGCGCTCGGACACGACGTCCGGCACTTCGAACGGCACAGCGACGACATCGAGAACTGGCCTGCGTGGCAGAAGGCGACACTGCCCGGCCGGGTCGTCTGGAACCCGGCGAGCCGGCGCGATCTCGCGGCAGCGCTGGCCGAGGACCGGCCCGATGTCGTCCATGTCCACAACACGTTCCCGCTGCTCAGCCCGTCCGTGCTGTACGCGTGCCACTCGGCCGGCGTACCCGTGGTCATCACTCTGCACAACTACAAGCTGCTGTGCGCCAGCGGCGACTTCTTCCGCGACGGCGAGGTGTGCCACGACTGCGCCGGCGGCAACCCGACCGCCGCTGTGGTGCACCGCTGCTACCGCGGATCCGCGCTCGCGACGTCGACCACGGTGCTCAACGCTCGCGGTCACCGTCGCAGCTGGCGGCGCCTGGTCTCGGCGTACATCTTCATCTCCGAGTCGCAGCGCCGGTTGCTGGGGGCAATGGACTTCGATCCGGAGCGGTCGTTCGTCAAACCGAACGCCGTGCCGTACGACGGCCCCGTCGGCGGACCGCGGCAACGACAGGTGACGTACGTCGGCCGGCTCGACGCGGCCAAGGGCGCTCCGCTGCTGATGAAGGGCTGGGACGCGTACCGCGCCGTCGCCGGTGACGACGCGCTCCGCCTGGTGATCGCCGGGGGCGGGCCGATGCTCGACGAGGTCACCGCCTGGGCGGCCACCAGGCCGTCGGTCGAGCTCCGCGGATTGATGAACAAGAAGCAGGTGTTCGAGCTGATCGGGCAGTCGCGCGGGGTCGTGCTGCCCTCGGAGTGGGAGGAAACGTTCGGCCTGGTGGTGGTCGAGGCGATGGCTGTCGGCGTACCGCCGCTGGCCTCGGGCCACGGGTCGTTCCCGGAACTGATCACCGACGGAGTCGACGGCGCACTGTTCGAGCCGGGCCGTCCGGACGCGCTGGCCAAGCTGCTGCTCGACGTCGACGCGTCCCCCGCGAAGTACGACGAGCTCGGCCGGCAGGCGCGCACGACGTACGAGACGAAACACCGGCCGGAACAGAGCATCGAGCAACTGCTCGAGATCTACCGGTACGCGATCGAACACCCGGTCACCGCCCACCGCTGA
- a CDS encoding right-handed parallel beta-helix repeat-containing protein, translated as MPPEDVPIKGPAAPRREPPTGRAWYRRPPVLATGGLVVAAALVTAGFTVLNNDSSSPADAVASPPPGATTSPAPPAPKAPPAKICGDATALSGPATAPPGAVAVSTTQNLNDLTTANPAGTTFWLAPGTHRLGTAQFAQVIPKDGNVYVGAPGAILDGGKKNRYAFTGYAKGVTIKNLTIQNFGAPRTNNDEGVVNHDAGARWTVQANTIQHNAGAGLMIGDHNVVRGNCLSENGQYGFNAYNPGKVAGITIEHNEIAGNNTDDWERLKSGCGCTGGGKFWEVTGAVVRGNWVHDNHSAGLWADTNNTGFVIEGNYISNNSAEGLIYETSYNAGIRGNTFLRNGLGKGPENAGFPTPALYISESGSDPRAPGVFNQTFEISGNAFTDNWAGIVLWENADRFAGSPANTSTGSDTLVNPKVVTAKTCNAKTIRTQPYVSDCRWKTQNVRVHDNVFSLDPDNIGQTCAVRTGCGYNGLFSNWGTFPAWSPYKNATVQDAITFHQGNRFFNNTYSGPWNFIVHAQGNGVNWASWQGAPYGQDSDSVIKVSGER; from the coding sequence ATGCCCCCCGAAGATGTGCCCATCAAAGGTCCGGCCGCTCCGCGCCGCGAACCGCCTACCGGACGCGCGTGGTACCGCCGTCCGCCGGTGCTTGCCACCGGAGGCCTGGTCGTCGCCGCCGCCCTGGTGACCGCCGGATTCACCGTTCTCAACAACGACTCGTCCAGCCCCGCGGACGCCGTCGCGTCGCCCCCGCCAGGCGCCACGACCTCGCCCGCGCCGCCCGCGCCGAAGGCCCCGCCCGCGAAGATCTGCGGCGACGCGACCGCACTGTCCGGCCCGGCCACGGCCCCGCCCGGAGCGGTCGCGGTCAGCACCACCCAGAACCTGAACGACCTCACCACCGCGAACCCGGCCGGCACGACGTTCTGGCTGGCACCGGGCACGCACCGGCTCGGCACCGCGCAGTTCGCCCAGGTGATCCCGAAGGACGGCAACGTGTACGTCGGGGCGCCCGGAGCGATCCTCGACGGCGGGAAGAAGAACCGCTACGCGTTCACCGGGTACGCCAAGGGCGTCACGATCAAGAACCTGACCATCCAGAACTTCGGCGCGCCGCGGACCAACAACGACGAGGGCGTGGTGAACCACGACGCCGGCGCGCGCTGGACGGTGCAGGCCAACACGATCCAGCACAACGCCGGCGCCGGGCTGATGATCGGTGACCACAACGTTGTCCGGGGCAACTGTCTGTCCGAGAACGGGCAGTACGGCTTCAACGCCTACAACCCGGGCAAGGTGGCCGGAATCACCATCGAGCACAACGAGATCGCCGGTAACAACACCGACGACTGGGAGCGGCTCAAGAGCGGCTGCGGCTGCACCGGCGGCGGCAAGTTCTGGGAGGTCACCGGGGCGGTCGTGCGCGGCAACTGGGTGCACGACAACCACAGCGCCGGGTTGTGGGCCGACACCAACAACACCGGCTTCGTGATCGAGGGCAACTACATCTCGAACAACTCGGCCGAGGGCCTGATCTACGAGACCAGCTACAACGCCGGCATCCGCGGCAACACCTTCCTGCGCAACGGCCTCGGCAAGGGTCCGGAGAACGCCGGCTTCCCGACGCCCGCGCTGTACATCTCCGAGTCCGGCAGCGATCCGCGGGCGCCCGGCGTGTTCAACCAGACCTTCGAGATCAGCGGGAACGCCTTCACCGACAACTGGGCCGGCATCGTGCTGTGGGAGAACGCCGACCGATTCGCCGGGTCACCCGCAAACACCAGCACCGGTTCGGACACCCTGGTCAACCCGAAGGTGGTCACGGCCAAGACGTGCAACGCGAAGACGATCCGCACCCAGCCGTACGTGAGCGACTGCCGGTGGAAGACACAGAACGTCCGGGTCCACGACAATGTCTTCTCGCTCGACCCGGACAACATCGGGCAGACCTGCGCCGTGCGCACCGGCTGCGGTTACAACGGGCTGTTCTCCAACTGGGGCACGTTCCCGGCCTGGTCGCCGTACAAGAACGCCACCGTCCAGGACGCGATCACGTTCCACCAGGGCAACCGGTTCTTCAACAACACCTACTCCGGCCCGTGGAACTTCATCGTGCACGCACAGGGCAACGGTGTGAACTGGGCCAGCTGGCAGGGCGCGCCGTACGGGCAGGACTCCGACAGCGTGATCAAAGTCAGCGGTGAGCGCTGA
- a CDS encoding sugar transferase produces the protein MSEFVMSEGLAEPADLRPAPSAERRRPVWVVPDEVPAVLPRSARFTEARWVAKYRRASLAADLGAGVIGAGVALVARFGASINLGYFVLGALLPIAWIACVGLQRGYETRYFGTGPEEFRSIIRAAVALTAVVAITSYATKSEVARGFVILAVPTTCIAAMVGRWFLHRQISWRRFAGRCMRRVLVVGRNDQVMTLKRHLEERPADGYVVVASCLPRGDVFEDAEFERLGRTEMDILAGVDQFDVEVVAVATDPELAGHQLRKLSWALEQRGVELIVSPGIVEVAGPRISIRPVAGLSLLHLERPSVSGGPHVLKSIFDRVVGFLLLLGVSPILLVAALLVKLTSRGPVLFRQTRVGRGGEQFKMLKFRTMVADAEARKAELHALNEGNGILFKMRDDPRITKVGKYLRRFSIDELPQLVNVLRGDMSLVGPRPPLPAEVAQYAIDDARRMLVKPGLTGLWQVSGRSDLTWEESMRLDLRYADNWSIALDLLILWKTARAVLGSDGAY, from the coding sequence GTGTCCGAATTTGTCATGTCCGAAGGGCTCGCTGAGCCGGCTGATCTACGGCCGGCGCCGTCAGCGGAGCGTCGTCGGCCGGTCTGGGTCGTTCCGGACGAGGTGCCGGCTGTGCTGCCGCGCTCGGCCCGGTTCACCGAGGCACGCTGGGTGGCGAAGTACCGTCGGGCATCGTTGGCGGCTGATCTCGGCGCCGGGGTGATCGGCGCCGGAGTGGCGCTGGTGGCCCGGTTCGGGGCCTCGATCAACCTCGGCTACTTCGTGCTGGGCGCATTGCTGCCGATCGCCTGGATCGCGTGTGTGGGCTTGCAACGCGGCTACGAGACCAGGTACTTCGGTACCGGGCCGGAGGAGTTCCGCTCGATCATCCGGGCCGCGGTCGCACTGACCGCGGTGGTCGCGATCACGTCGTACGCGACCAAGAGTGAGGTCGCCCGAGGATTCGTGATCCTGGCCGTTCCGACGACCTGTATCGCCGCGATGGTGGGCCGGTGGTTCCTGCACCGGCAGATCTCCTGGCGGCGGTTCGCCGGCCGGTGTATGCGCCGGGTACTCGTTGTCGGACGCAACGACCAGGTGATGACGCTGAAGCGGCACCTGGAGGAGCGGCCGGCGGACGGGTACGTCGTGGTGGCCAGCTGCCTGCCACGCGGCGACGTGTTCGAGGACGCCGAGTTCGAACGGCTGGGCCGGACCGAGATGGACATCCTGGCCGGCGTCGACCAGTTCGACGTCGAGGTGGTCGCGGTGGCCACCGACCCGGAACTGGCCGGACACCAGCTGCGCAAGCTGTCCTGGGCGCTCGAGCAGCGCGGAGTCGAGCTGATCGTGTCACCGGGCATCGTCGAGGTCGCCGGTCCGCGGATCTCGATCCGCCCGGTCGCCGGCCTGTCGCTGCTGCACCTGGAGCGGCCGTCGGTGAGCGGTGGACCGCACGTGCTGAAGAGCATCTTCGACCGGGTGGTGGGGTTCCTGCTGCTGCTCGGGGTCTCGCCGATCCTGCTGGTCGCCGCACTGCTGGTGAAGCTCACCAGCCGTGGTCCGGTGCTGTTCCGGCAGACCCGGGTGGGCCGCGGCGGCGAGCAGTTCAAGATGCTGAAGTTCCGGACGATGGTGGCCGACGCCGAGGCCCGCAAGGCCGAGCTGCACGCGCTGAACGAGGGCAACGGGATCCTGTTCAAGATGCGTGACGACCCGCGGATCACGAAGGTCGGCAAGTACCTGCGGCGGTTCTCGATCGACGAGCTGCCACAGCTGGTGAACGTGCTCCGGGGGGACATGTCACTGGTCGGACCGCGGCCGCCGCTGCCGGCCGAGGTCGCGCAGTACGCGATCGACGACGCGCGCCGGATGCTCGTCAAGCCGGGCCTGACCGGCCTGTGGCAGGTCAGCGGCCGCAGCGACCTGACCTGGGAAGAGTCGATGCGACTCGACCTGCGGTACGCCGACAACTGGTCGATCGCGCTGGACCTGCTCATTTTGTGGAAGACCGCCCGCGCCGTGCTGGGGAGCGACGGCGCGTACTGA
- a CDS encoding RNA polymerase sigma factor — protein sequence MARSDAATFVIEAAAGDQGAWSRLVDHYARLVWAVTRSFRLSDSDAADVSQMVWLRLLEHINRVDPERVGAWLVVTTRRECLRVLAFRKRVLLTYEATAFEDVAGDQPELDYGLLAGERADDVRRALESLPDRWQQLLGMLMADPPAPYAEISATIGIPIGSIGPIRGRCLDKLRLLLAS from the coding sequence GTGGCCCGATCCGACGCCGCGACCTTCGTGATCGAGGCCGCGGCGGGGGACCAAGGGGCCTGGAGCCGGCTGGTCGACCACTATGCACGGCTCGTCTGGGCCGTGACCCGCAGCTTCCGGCTGAGCGACAGCGACGCCGCTGACGTCTCGCAGATGGTCTGGCTGCGGTTGCTCGAACACATCAACCGGGTCGACCCCGAGCGGGTCGGCGCCTGGCTGGTCGTCACCACCCGGCGCGAATGCCTGCGGGTGCTGGCGTTCCGCAAGCGCGTGCTGCTCACCTACGAGGCGACAGCGTTCGAGGACGTCGCTGGGGATCAGCCCGAACTGGACTACGGCCTGCTGGCCGGCGAGCGCGCCGACGACGTACGGCGTGCTTTGGAGAGTCTGCCCGACCGCTGGCAGCAGCTGCTCGGCATGCTGATGGCCGACCCGCCGGCGCCGTACGCCGAGATCTCCGCGACGATCGGGATCCCGATCGGCAGCATCGGCCCGATCCGCGGCCGCTGCCTGGACAAACTCAGACTGCTGCTTGCCTCCTGA
- a CDS encoding alginate lyase family protein: protein MSRQPLGWYVRRLRRMSPTELILRARDTGRRTAWAYQQVRPGQNTATHLPLRKELTFSTTLPAHTACAVPEDARKAVIQTADAIMAGNLEVLGINRTDLTKPDWFRDPVTGRRSDPAQYVFKLNHRNEEVVGNIKQVWELSRHHHLTQLAAAWFLTHDDRYAERVADHLNDWWRTNPFLSGVHWASGIEIGIRLISWTWIRRLLNDWPEITDLFEHNEPALQQIYWHQRYLAAFQSQGSSANNHVIAEAAGQLVAACAFPWFTKSTRWRQDAAALLEKELDANTFPSGVNRELATDYHRFVSELGLYAALEADWSGHPLSQKTWALLTRTIDVAAAIVDTTLRPPRQGDDDEGMVVVLDPPDIHHWSAFLSLGAAAVGAAPWWPDSPPTATSYIIGSLVKEQQPDRPAVRPDHFEDAGLTILRTDDTGPEIWCRADAGPHGFLSIAAHAHSDALSLEVRVDGVDILADPGTYCYHGEEEWRNYFRSTIAHNTIEVAGAEQSTLGGAFLWLRGATGKVRRYAPNTWEAEHDGYRVGDSPVTHRRTAVLDHGVLRVEDRLDAGSDVRIAWHLGPEVSVELDRSTGRLEWSTGSAIVELPAGLSWTAHRGDDNPLLGWYSPRFGRKVPSTTLIGTGNLAADQPAVSTFRFRS from the coding sequence GTGAGCCGCCAGCCCCTGGGCTGGTACGTCCGCCGCCTGCGCCGGATGTCCCCCACCGAACTCATCCTGCGCGCTCGCGACACCGGACGCCGTACTGCCTGGGCCTACCAACAGGTCAGGCCCGGGCAGAACACGGCAACCCACCTCCCACTCCGCAAAGAGCTGACCTTCAGTACGACGCTCCCGGCGCACACCGCCTGCGCCGTACCCGAGGACGCCCGCAAGGCCGTGATCCAGACCGCCGACGCGATCATGGCCGGCAACCTCGAGGTCCTCGGCATCAACCGGACCGACCTGACCAAACCGGACTGGTTCCGCGACCCGGTCACGGGCCGCCGGTCGGACCCGGCGCAGTACGTCTTCAAGCTGAACCACCGCAACGAGGAAGTGGTCGGCAACATCAAGCAGGTGTGGGAGCTGTCCCGCCACCACCACCTGACCCAGCTGGCCGCCGCCTGGTTCCTCACCCACGACGACCGGTACGCCGAACGCGTCGCCGACCACCTCAACGACTGGTGGCGGACGAACCCGTTCCTGTCCGGAGTGCACTGGGCCAGCGGTATCGAGATCGGCATCCGCCTGATCAGCTGGACCTGGATCCGCCGCCTGCTGAACGACTGGCCGGAGATCACCGACCTGTTCGAGCACAACGAGCCGGCGCTCCAGCAGATCTACTGGCACCAGCGCTACCTCGCCGCGTTCCAGAGCCAGGGGTCGTCGGCCAACAACCACGTGATCGCCGAGGCAGCAGGTCAGCTGGTCGCCGCCTGTGCGTTCCCCTGGTTCACCAAGAGCACCCGCTGGCGTCAGGACGCGGCAGCCCTGCTGGAGAAGGAACTCGACGCCAACACGTTCCCCTCCGGCGTGAACCGCGAACTGGCCACCGACTACCACCGTTTCGTCTCCGAGCTCGGCCTGTACGCCGCTCTGGAAGCAGACTGGTCCGGTCACCCACTCAGTCAGAAGACGTGGGCACTGCTGACCCGCACGATCGACGTAGCCGCGGCAATCGTCGACACGACGCTCCGCCCACCACGCCAGGGCGACGACGACGAGGGCATGGTCGTGGTTCTCGATCCGCCGGACATCCACCACTGGTCGGCGTTCCTGTCGCTGGGTGCAGCCGCCGTCGGTGCAGCGCCTTGGTGGCCGGACAGCCCGCCCACTGCGACGTCGTACATCATCGGCTCGCTGGTCAAAGAGCAGCAGCCGGACCGCCCCGCCGTACGACCGGATCACTTCGAGGACGCCGGTCTGACGATTCTTCGCACCGACGACACCGGCCCCGAAATCTGGTGCCGGGCCGATGCGGGTCCCCACGGCTTCCTCTCCATCGCAGCTCACGCCCACTCCGACGCGCTCTCGCTCGAGGTGCGGGTCGACGGCGTCGACATCCTCGCCGACCCCGGCACGTACTGCTACCACGGTGAGGAGGAGTGGCGGAACTACTTCCGCTCCACGATCGCCCACAACACCATCGAGGTCGCGGGCGCCGAACAGTCCACGCTGGGCGGAGCGTTCCTCTGGCTGCGCGGCGCGACAGGCAAGGTACGCCGGTATGCGCCCAACACCTGGGAGGCCGAGCACGACGGCTACCGGGTCGGTGATTCACCGGTCACGCACCGGCGTACAGCTGTACTCGACCACGGGGTACTGCGGGTCGAGGACCGGCTCGATGCGGGGTCCGACGTACGTATCGCCTGGCATCTGGGACCGGAGGTGTCGGTCGAGCTGGACCGGTCGACCGGACGGCTGGAGTGGTCCACCGGCTCGGCGATCGTCGAGTTGCCGGCCGGACTGAGCTGGACAGCACATCGCGGCGACGACAATCCGTTGCTCGGCTGGTACTCACCGCGATTCGGCCGCAAGGTGCCCAGCACGACATTGATCGGGACCGGAAACCTGGCCGCGGATCAACCTGCGGTGAGTACCTTCCGATTCCGGTCCTGA
- a CDS encoding bi-domain-containing oxidoreductase, with translation MKQVAQNYKSGELAVLDVPPPTCAPGGVLIRSLYSLISTGTELMKVGEAKLSLVGKAKARPDQVRKVLDSVAQQGALNTYKKVMNKLDSYTPLGYSLCGVVVEVGAGAEEFSVGQLVAAAGNEFALHAEYNWVPLNLCVPVPDGVPAEQAAFSTVGAIAMQGVRQAEVQLGDTAVVIGLGLVGQLVVRLLVAAGVRVFGIDTVADRCRMAEKAGALACSSADEAGIASLERALLEASNGLGADRILLAAGGHSNGPVETAARLARDRARVVDIGKTKLDLPWNAYYDKELDVRFSRSYGPGRYDDRYELQGIDYPAGYVRWTERRNLECFIDLIAREQIDVGSLIAGQFPIADATGVYQQLSSGALPGVGFLFEYPDVPQQETAPTATVVRPANPTTGSVRLGFVGAGNYASSMLLPHLQKDEGAVLARVATNKSLSAANAQRRFGFEQISTDADEVLSDDSLDAIFVVTRHSSHAELACRALETGKGVFVEKPLALTDEELDRIVATVEATGNDRLMVGFNRRFAPLLTDLKSRFGDPGGAFSLRYLVNAGKLDSTSWYLDAGKEGTRFAGEGGHFIDTLTWWLNSLPTEVYAVPGPDTGDVIVTLRFANGSVGTINYVAGGNARFPKETLDITGGGRNGRLDNFQSASVWTGRKPSTRKTRSTDKGQRIELEAFVAAVKSGGPMPISFDELVATTRATIAVDRSLASGKPEKV, from the coding sequence ATGAAGCAGGTTGCACAGAACTACAAGTCCGGTGAGCTGGCTGTGCTGGACGTGCCTCCGCCCACCTGCGCGCCCGGTGGCGTGCTGATCCGTTCGCTCTACTCGCTGATCTCGACCGGCACCGAACTGATGAAGGTCGGCGAGGCGAAGCTGTCGCTGGTCGGCAAGGCGAAGGCGCGGCCCGACCAGGTGCGGAAGGTGCTGGACTCCGTTGCGCAGCAGGGCGCGTTGAACACCTACAAGAAGGTGATGAACAAGCTCGACTCGTACACGCCGCTGGGCTACTCGCTGTGCGGTGTGGTGGTCGAGGTCGGTGCCGGTGCGGAGGAGTTCAGTGTCGGGCAGTTGGTGGCCGCGGCGGGGAACGAGTTCGCGTTGCATGCGGAGTACAACTGGGTGCCGTTGAACCTGTGCGTGCCGGTGCCGGACGGCGTGCCGGCCGAGCAGGCGGCGTTCTCGACCGTTGGTGCGATCGCGATGCAGGGTGTGCGGCAGGCTGAGGTACAGCTCGGCGACACGGCTGTGGTGATCGGGCTCGGTCTGGTCGGGCAGCTCGTGGTGCGGTTGCTGGTTGCGGCCGGGGTGCGGGTGTTCGGGATCGACACGGTCGCGGACCGGTGCCGGATGGCGGAGAAGGCTGGTGCGCTGGCGTGCTCGTCTGCTGATGAGGCCGGGATCGCGTCGCTGGAGCGGGCGCTGCTCGAGGCGTCGAACGGTCTTGGCGCGGACCGCATCCTGCTGGCTGCCGGTGGTCACTCCAACGGTCCGGTCGAGACGGCCGCCCGGTTGGCCCGCGATCGTGCCCGGGTTGTCGACATCGGCAAGACCAAGCTGGATCTGCCGTGGAACGCGTACTACGACAAGGAACTCGACGTCCGGTTCTCCCGCTCCTACGGCCCCGGCCGCTACGACGACCGCTACGAACTGCAGGGCATCGACTACCCCGCCGGCTACGTCCGCTGGACCGAACGCCGCAACCTCGAATGCTTCATCGACCTGATCGCCCGCGAACAGATCGACGTAGGCTCCCTCATCGCCGGCCAGTTCCCCATCGCCGACGCCACCGGCGTCTACCAACAGCTGAGCTCGGGCGCCCTCCCCGGCGTCGGCTTCCTGTTCGAGTACCCCGACGTACCTCAGCAGGAGACGGCGCCCACGGCAACTGTTGTCCGACCGGCGAACCCGACCACCGGATCTGTTCGGCTGGGGTTTGTCGGGGCGGGGAACTACGCGTCGAGCATGTTGTTGCCTCATCTGCAGAAGGATGAGGGGGCTGTGTTGGCTCGGGTGGCGACCAACAAGTCGTTGTCGGCGGCCAATGCTCAGCGCCGGTTCGGGTTCGAGCAGATTTCGACGGATGCGGACGAGGTGCTGTCGGACGACAGTCTGGACGCGATCTTCGTCGTGACCCGGCACAGTTCGCACGCGGAGCTTGCCTGCCGGGCGCTCGAGACCGGGAAGGGCGTGTTCGTCGAGAAGCCGCTGGCGCTCACCGACGAGGAGCTCGACCGGATCGTCGCCACGGTTGAGGCGACCGGCAACGATCGGCTGATGGTCGGGTTCAACCGCCGGTTCGCGCCGCTGCTGACCGACCTCAAGAGCCGCTTCGGCGACCCGGGCGGCGCCTTCTCGCTGCGCTACCTGGTCAACGCCGGCAAGCTCGACTCCACCAGCTGGTATCTCGACGCCGGCAAGGAAGGCACCCGGTTCGCCGGCGAGGGCGGCCACTTCATCGACACCCTGACCTGGTGGCTGAACAGCCTCCCGACCGAGGTGTACGCCGTACCCGGACCCGACACCGGCGACGTGATCGTCACGCTCCGGTTCGCCAACGGTTCGGTCGGCACGATCAACTACGTCGCCGGCGGCAACGCGCGCTTCCCGAAGGAGACGCTCGACATCACCGGCGGCGGCCGCAACGGACGGCTGGACAACTTCCAGAGCGCGTCGGTGTGGACCGGCCGCAAACCGTCCACCCGCAAGACCCGCAGCACCGACAAGGGGCAACGGATCGAGCTCGAGGCGTTCGTCGCCGCGGTGAAGTCCGGCGGCCCGATGCCGATCTCGTTCGACGAGCTGGTCGCCACCACCCGCGCCACGATCGCGGTCGACCGCAGTCTGGCGAGTGGCAAACCGGAGAAGGTGTGA